From Camelus dromedarius isolate mCamDro1 chromosome 12, mCamDro1.pat, whole genome shotgun sequence, the proteins below share one genomic window:
- the FAM111B gene encoding serine protease FAM111B: MNSMKAEENKSSSAMENEQSTRPEISEDILMRQTCSGTPADTSLSETQEGISAIKLKSEVSRHETSPETQNPHWSTNEKCHFTFSLDESSRKADRSVYTARGGLNENIYSALRDNDFFRERMTSHFNKNIIVDGEKKIQGYVNLGMPLRCLPRDSHFKIRFGQSRNNQEKDDQILRKCENPNSECILFNVFAIGKTLKKIVQIKELHEKGSTLCIYALKGETIREALCKDGRFRSDLDTFEWKLIEDYNKIHGKQSTVDEVSGKKLEMEIFKKPFIRKDTHKNIKQENENATDEISPRDLIQSKSKAHEPEKDGETEGVEHNTEKILPPQSLGHDIKYKTHPIISKKKHSDNNHFNKKCSGGASQVRQRPHLHMQYVSNQFIQRKATNLWLKNLQKLDQVIMQQYPNFNQDARWMRQYFWEEQRKTKLPTFKQFNWYKKDFGKVTKNSTSVATCEHLIHLSNSVGFMKWDNNGNTGNATCFVINNGYVFTCRHVLHLMVGEGTHTSLWPNIISKCAKVTFTYKKFCPPHVDWFSIEPWFAVSDETQDYAVLKLSENGNGFPPGLFGQVSSEPSSGLIYLIGHPEGQIKKIDGCAVIPFKERLERYQEQHPDTIAASNAYPMFTQRSFPSAVWRTDTLSYDTCFSSGSSGSPVFNADGKLVAMHSFGHFYEHEGWVYALIEFGYSMDSILRDIKQNNESLYKVLSEEKNENHNEEKCNKQESSFQGHQIEPMEH; the protein is encoded by the exons ATGAATTCCATGAAGGCTGAAGAGAACAAGTCATCCAGTGCTATGGAAAATGAACAGAGTACCAGACCTGAAATTTCAGAG GATATTCTTATGAGGCAGACATGTTCTGGCACACCTGCTGATACATCTTTGTCCGAAACACAAGAGGGCATCAGCGCCATTAAGCTTAAAAGTGAAGTCAGTAGGCATGAAACATCCCCTGAAACTCAGAACCCACACTGGAGCACCaatgaaaaatgtcatttcaCCTTTTCTTTGGACGAAAGCTCCAGGAAGGCAGACCGTAGTGTGTATACGGCACGTGGTGGACTCAATGAGAATATctactcagctctgagagataatgaCTTCTTCCGTGAAAGGATGACGAGTCACTTTAATAAGAACATTATTgttgatggagaaaaaaaaatacaaggataTGTAAATTTAGGAATGCCTCTCAGGTGCCTACCTAGAgattcccattttaaaataaggtttggTCAGAGTAGGAATAACCAGGAAAAAGATGATCAGATATTACGCAAATGTGAAAATCCAAACAGTGAatgcattctttttaatgtttttgccaTTGGGAAGACCCTAAAGAAAATTGTTCAGATCAAGGAACTTCATGAAAAAGGAAGTACACTTTGTATCTATGCCTTGAAGGGTGAAACCATCAGAGAAGCCCTGTGTAAGGATGGCCGATTTCGTTCTGACCTGGACACATTTGAATGGAAATTAATAGAAGATTATAACAAAATTCATGGAAAACAGTCCACAGTGGATGAagtatctggaaaaaaattagaaatggaaatttttaaaaaaccatttatCAGGAAAGATacccataaaaatattaaacaggaaaatgaaaatgccacTGATGAAATCAGTCCACGGGATTTGATACAGTCTAAAAGCAAAGCCCATGAAccagagaaagatggagagacTGAAGGTGTAGAACACAACACAGAAAAAATTCTCCCACCTCAAAGTCTAGGGCATGATATTAAATATAAGACTCATCcaataatttctaaaaagaagCATTCTGATAATAATCATTTCAACAAAAAATGTAGTGGGGGGGCCTCACAAGTTAGGCAAAGGCCCCATCTGCATATGCAATATGTTAGTAATCAGTTTATCCAGAGGAAGGCAACAAATCTCTGGCTAAAGAATTTACAAAAGTTGGACCAAGTTATAATGCAACAATATCCAAATTTTAATCAAGATGCACGTTGGATGAGGCAGTATTTTTGGGaagaacagaggaaaacaaaactgcCAACGTTTAAACAATTCAATTGGTATAAAAAGGACTTTGGAAAAGTGACCAAAAATTCTACTTCAGTTGCAACCTGTGAACATCTTATTCATCTTAGTAACTCAGTTGGTTTCATGAAATGGGACAATAATGGAAACACAGGCAATGCTACTTGCTTTGTCATCAACAATGGTTATGTTTTCACCTGTCGACATGTTTTACATCTCATGGTGGGAGAAGGCACACATACAAGTCTGTGGCCAAATATAATAAGCAAATGTGCAAAGGTAACTTTCACTTATAAAAAGTTCTGCCCTCCTCATGTTGACTGGTTTTCCATCGAGCCGTGGTTTGCTGTGTCGGATGAAACTCAAGACTATGCCGTTTTAAAACTAAGTGAAAATGGAAATGGATTTCCTCCAGGCCTATTTGGACAAGTTTCCTCTGAACCATCTAGTGGTTTGATCTATTTAATTGGTCACCCAGAAGGTCAGATCAAGAAAATAGATGGTTGTGCTGTGATTCCTTTCAAGGAACGGCTTGAGAGGTACCAAGAACAACATCCAGATACGATTGCCGCTTCCAATGCTTACCCTATGTTTACCCAAAGAAGTTTCCCATCTGCGGTTTGGCGCACTGACACACTTAGTTACGATACTTGTTTTTCTAGTGGGTCCTCTGGCTCCCCAGTGTTTAATGCAGATGGTAAATTGGTTGCTATGCACTCCTTTGGGCATTTTTATGAACATGAAGGTTGGGTTTATGCCCTTATTGAATTTGGCTATTCTATGGATTCAATCCTTCGTGATATTAAACAGAATAATGAAAGCTTGTACAAAGTATTAagtgaagagaaaaatgagaaccACAATGAAGAGAAATGTAACAAACAAGAGTCATCATTCCAAGGTCATCAGATTGAACCCATGGAACATTAG